TATGCAGGAAGCGACAGCCCGAGACGTGCCGCCCTGTTGCGACATTCTTCAAACTGATCCTCGCTGAGAACGGGATTCGTAAAAAACGATCCCGCCGATTTCGAATCGGGGTCAGAGGAATCGACAACCATCGACTTACGTCGGCGAATGGAAAACACACTCGTTCGAAGTAACTGTAGCTCCTCCTGCCGGTTCGGTCCCCTTCCCTTTTCGTTTGCGAAGGAATCGACGGCCTTTGCAAACGCCTCTTTCAGCTCGGGATAGGAAGGCTCTGGATCTGCTTCGTATAAACGAAATCTCACCTCGGTAATAATGAGCGGATAACCTCTCTTAAAAGAGCTGTTACGATAAGCAAAGCCGCAATCCGATTTTTCGACAGTCCGTATCTCACCCGTCTCAGCATGAACGCCCGTGACGCTAACAATCGTCGACGCAACTTCCTGTCCGTAGGCTCCGACGTTCTGCACGGGCGTCGCACCGGCCAATCCGGGAATGCCCGACAGGCTTTCGATGCCCGACAGGCCCGATTCGATCGATCGGGCAACGACGTCATCCCAGACTTCGCCGGCAGCGACAGTCATGTCGCAACCGGATCGCTCAAGGCCTTTCATTTGAAGATGAATTACAGTGCCGTCGAAGCCGGCGTCGCGAAAGATGGTGTTGCTGCCTCCGCCTAAAACGTAAAGTGGATGCGCCTTTGCATGAGTCCATGCAAGGGCCTCGCGCAGATCGTCAGTGGAGTAAACAGGAATAAAGAAACGGGCTCGGCCTCCCAGGCCGAGCGTCGTCAGCGGAGCGAGCGGAACGTCGCGCCGAATATCAATGCCCACGATCCGACTTCACCTTCTGATAGAGTCGTTCGAGAGCGCCCAGGCGCTCCGCTTCGTTCTCGATACCAAATGGGTTAACCTCTTCGGTGGATGCGGCCTCTTCCAGACGCCGGAATCGCTCGATGAATTTCTCGGTCGATCGGTGAAGCGATCGCTCTGAGGAAACGGCAAGATGACGGCCGAGATTCACAACGGAGAAAAGCAGATCGCCGAGTTCGTCTTCAATACGGTCCCGGCGCATGTCGCTTAACGGGGAATCGGTCGCCTCATAAGTAGCGCCAAGCTCGGCCTCAAGCTCGTCGATCTCAGAGCGCAATACGGAAAATATCGATGCAAGGTCGCCTCGCTTCCAGTCGAAGCCCTTCCGCGAAGCTTTGCTCTGAATCTTATCGGCACGGATCAACGCAGGCAGATGCCCGGTCTTCTCGCCGAAGCGCGGCTCTTCGCCTCTGGCGCGCTGCTCGCGTTCTTTGAGCTTCTCCCAGTTTTTCAGTATCTCTTTCTGATCAGATGTTTGTAGATCGCCGAATACATGCGGATGGCGAAAGACAAGCTTATCAGAGACGGCCTCATAGACTTCGGCGGCCCGGAAAAGCCCCTTCTCTTCGGCCAGTCTACAATAGAAGAGGACGAGGAAGGCAAGATCGCCCAGCTCTTCTTTTAGATTCTCAGGATCGCCCGACTCGACGGCAGCGACGACCTCGCTGGCCTCTTCAAGCAGGCCTTCTTTCATGGAGTGGAAATCCTGGGCGCGATCCCACTCACAGCCATCCGGTTCGCGCAGGATGGCCGTAATCTCTTTCAGACGATGGAATGGATCGGCTGCGTTTTGCAACCGGAGGGCCTTTTCAGAGCCCGGAGCGGTCATTTTCCGCCTTTCAGCTCTTTCAGCATCTCCTGACGGCGAGAGAAACGCTCACCGGCATTGAGAGACAGCCACTGTTTTTTCAGGTCGTCGACCTTAGTTCCCTTTTTCAGAGCATAGCGATTCAGCAGTTTTGCCGTCTTTCCGTTCATCCCGCCAGATTTCATAAAAAGGCCGCGCTGTCAAGTTCCAACCGCACCCACCTTCGGCCGTGCGGGTGGTGCTCTGTTGTCTGGTTGAGCACCAGGCCCGGCACGCTCCGCTCTCAGGTGGGTGCGGTTGGAACGGTATTAGTTGGAAGCGAGAATTGAATGGCCCCAGGCCTGGTTCGAGCCGGTGCGGGTGGAACGGAACTCCTAGCATGGAGCGATGCAGCCGGAGCTGGCAATGGTGTATGCAATTAATGTTAGAAAAAAGGCCGGTGACAGGCAATCGGCGGAAAAAATCTACCGGGATTTTTCGAATGGGTCCATCTGATAGTTCACGGGGACCGTATGTTGATTCAATCCGAAAAACCTGCCGCTTCAAGAGAGCCTGTATCTCTTCAGCGGAGTCAGAGCAAGCCGAGGCTTTTTATTATCGGCGGGGATGCGGCAAGTCGCTCTCTAACCGAGCGGTTGGGCAGAGAAACCGGATTTCATTGCTTTCAAGCCGCCGACGGCCAGCAGGCCCTGCATCTCATAAACCGACATGGAACGGCTGATTGTTATGTTCTGGATTCAAGTCTTCCCGACATCGGCCACGATCTCATCAAGCAGATCCAGGAGGCCGACACGCATCCCGTCATCATCATTCAGACTGCCGAATCGCACCCGGAGGAAATCGTTGCGACGATGAAGCTTAACGTCTTCGATTACCTTATCAAACCGCTCAATCCCGATCAACTGAAAACCACGCTCATTAGCGGCTGGCAACATAGAAGCGATTTGCTTGCTCGCAAACGACTCGAACAGCAATCCTCGACGAAGCTGCGAACGCACTTACAATGGTTAACCTACAAAGAACAGAACAAGGCGGAACATGCCCATTCCTATGAAAGAAATCTGATCCATAATCTGATGACTTCGATGAATCAGGGGGCGGGATTCGGCAGCATTCTGACGATGATCGATTTACTGCGCCTGAAATCACGCAAATCCGATGAAAACCAGTTTATCGTCCCGGCCGACCTTCTCAGCCGGCTTTTCCAGATGAGCGACGTGTCGAGAAACCTTCTTAATGGACTCGAATCCATCATTGAAGTCATAGAGCGTCAGTTCAATCTGATGCCGACACAGCTACTGGCCGTGCAAGAGCATTTTAATCACCTGTATAGAGGGCTTTCAGAGAAGATAACGATCAGGCAGGAGGTGAAGTTCCATAGCAATCCCGAATCGGTCTCTCTGGAGGTGGATCTAAACAGCGTGGGACTCGCCCTTGAGGAAATGTTGATCAACGCGTTAAAATATACTCCCGATAGCGGGCGAATCGATTGCTACACCCATCAGGCAAACGGTTATGCCGTTCTATCAGTCATGAATCATGTCGCCGAAGCCGGCAGAATTCCGCGAGACTTTGAGCGCCTTGTCATCGAGCCCTTCATCAGGCTGCATCCGCCCGTTGAAGGCATGGAACAGGTAGAACGCTTCGGCCTTGGGCTCGGGCTTTCCGTCGTTAACCATATAGCGAACAAGCATGGCGGGATGTTTTTGATTCAGGAAGTACGCGATCATATGGACGGCGCCTCGCGCCAGAGAATCCTTGCCGAACTCTTTCTGCCGCTTGCGGATAAATAATTCAAACCCGCTCCCGGCGACTCTAAGGCCGCATCGCTTAAACCTGAAATTCCGGATCGCGGGCGGGCTCTCAACTCAGGAACTTGAATTCGTCGTCTGGCGTGCGTACGATCGACGTATTCTGACGCGAAGGCGTCCGGTTTTCGGGATAGTCGGTCGTGAAGTGAAGACCGCGGCTTTCATGGCGATGACGCGCCGAAAGAATGATCAGCTTTGCCACGACGGCAAGATTGCGCAGTTCAAGGATTTTGTTCTGAATGACCGTTCTACGATAGAAATCCATAATCTCATCACAGAGCAGATTCATGCGTCTCAGGGCGCGATCTAGACGCAGATTGGAGCGCACGATGCCGACATAGTTCCACATAATATGCCGGATCTCGCCGTAGTTATGCTGAACCAGAATCCACTCTTCAGGGTTATCCAGGCCCTCTTTATTCCAGGGTCGGATCTTTTCTCTGTCGTCGCGAATCGGATTCGCCTTCAGATCGGCGGCGATGCGACTGCCGAATACAAGGCCTTCAAGCAGACTGTTTGAGGCCAGACGGTTCCCGCCGTGCACACCGGTCGAGGCGACCTCGCCCGCGGCGTACAGGCCCTTCAGGCGGGTGCGGCCGAAAAGATCGGTTTCAATGCCTCCGCACATATAATGAGCGGCCGGTACGACGGGAATGGGCTGCTTTGAGATATCGATGCCGCGACTGAGACATGTAGCATAGATGTTCGGGAATTTATGCATCAGCTCTTCGGCCGGATGATCGCTGACATCAAGCCATACGTGAGGCGAGCCGCTTTTCTTCATCTCGGCGTCGATCGCTCTTGCGACGATGTCTCGGGGGGCGAGCTCTTTGCGTTCGTCGTATTCATGCATGAATGGACGCATCTCATAGCTGAGAAGCCTGCCGCCGAAACCGCGCATCGCCTCGGTGATCAGGAAAGAACGCCGTCCGGGATCATAGAGACAGGTCGGATGAAACTGATAGAACTCCATGTTAGAAACGACGGCGCCGGCCTTGTAGCCGAGAGCGACACCGTCTCCCGTAGCCACCTCGGGATTCGTGTTGTGCAAATAGACGTGCCCTGCTCCGCCGGTAGCCAGAATGGTCGCCCTGGCCCTGATTACGAAGATCTCCCATGTTTTGCGGTTATACACGTAGGCGCCGAAGCAGGCCGGCTCTTCTGCGCCCGGATTACCGCCTTCAAGATGATAACGCGTGATCAGTTCCACGGCGGAGTGGTGTTCGAGGATCTTCACGTTCTTGCTGCGCACGGCGTCGGCGAGAACCAGCTCAACCTCTTTCCCTGTAAGATCGCCGGAATGAACGATGCGATTATGCGAATGACCGCCTTCGCGGTGCAGATCCAGCTCTCCGCCGGGCCCTGTTTCAAAACGAGCGCCCAGCTCGATGAGTCGGCGAATATGATCGGGCCCCTCCGTAACAAGCACCCTGACCGCTTCGGGGTCGCAGAGCCCGGCCCCGGCATCAAGCGTATCGCGAATATGACTCTCAAACGAATCGGTGGCGGCCAGCACAGAAGCGATGCCGCCCTGCGCATAGGCCGTATTCGATTCGACGAGATCGGCCTTCGTTACGAGAACGACCGATCCAAGGTCGGCAAGCTGATAGGCCGTATACAGCCCCGTTACGCCGCTTCCGAGGATCAGGAAATCGCAACTCAGCTCAGCCATCGTGTTCAGGGAGCGGCGCCGCTTTTCATCGCCTTCAGATACGGCAGAGCCCGGATCAACATAGCATCAGGTTTCACCGCATCTTTTTCATGCCCTTTGAGAAAGTTCTCGGCGGCCTGTGATTCGGCTGCGGCAAGCTGCTTCAAACGTTCAATCCAGGCCCGACGCGCCGGATCTTCTTTTTTCTGCTGGAGCTCGGGCAGGTGCTTCCACATATCCTCTTCGCGAAAACGCACGGGATAGGAGCCGTCAACCTCGTCTGAAACCTTGATATCGGGCTCAACGCCAAAGACCTGGATCGTATAGTTATTGGGCGCATAATAACGAGCCGTCGTCACCTTCACGATAACGGAGTCCACGGGGCGCAGGGATTGCACAGAGGCCTTGCCGAAGGATCGCTCTCCGAGAATCAGCGCGGCGTTATGATCTTGTAGAGCTGAGGCTACGATCTCGCTGGCCGAAGCTGAGCCAGCATTAATGAGCACGATGATGGGCACGTCCTTGCTGTTCACAACGAGCCTTCTTTCACGGCTCTTACGACGGGCCTTCTCTTCTCTCGAACGAATCTCGACGACGACGGTGTTATCGGGCAGGAACAGCCCGCCCACGTTGATCGCCTCTTCGAGATCGCCGCCCGGATTCCCGCGCAGATCAAGGATGATACCATCCAGCCGTCCGTCGGCCTTTTCAAGCAGCTGGTAGTATTCATGCCTGATCAATTCAGAAGGTCGCTTTTTATCGAAAAGAAACGACGATATCTTGATGATACCGACTCGCATCGGCATAAAATCCTTATACGGTAGATCAAGCAGATAGTTCGACGATACGGCCTTCTGCTCGATCTTCGCACGCTTGATGCGAATGGATATTTGCTCGACCTCCGTCGTCCTTTCCACATCGAGAACGACGGCCGTATCTTTCTTTCCACGTATGCGTTTGACGACTTCAGAGAGATTCAGGTTTTCAATGCTCTTTCCATCAACCTTGCGAATGATATCGCCCGCTCGCAATCCGGCCTTTAACGCAGGCGATCCAGGAAGCGGAGTCTCGACGATCACATCGCTGGAGCCGCCTCCGCGAAGAAGGGCGCCGATACCCTCAAAAGACGAATCCTCGGATTCTTTGCGCATCTTATCCCACGACGTATTATCGATCACGGCGCTATGCGGGTCCATGTTCTGCAAGAATCCGTTTGCAGCGGCGAAATAAACGTAGTGCATGCCAAACGGCGTATCGGCATAAGGATTTTCGCCCTCAAACGT
This region of Leptonema illini DSM 21528 genomic DNA includes:
- a CDS encoding UDP-N-acetylmuramate dehydrogenase — translated: MGIDIRRDVPLAPLTTLGLGGRARFFIPVYSTDDLREALAWTHAKAHPLYVLGGGSNTIFRDAGFDGTVIHLQMKGLERSGCDMTVAAGEVWDDVVARSIESGLSGIESLSGIPGLAGATPVQNVGAYGQEVASTIVSVTGVHAETGEIRTVEKSDCGFAYRNSSFKRGYPLIITEVRFRLYEADPEPSYPELKEAFAKAVDSFANEKGRGPNRQEELQLLRTSVFSIRRRKSMVVDSSDPDSKSAGSFFTNPVLSEDQFEECRNRAARLGLSLPAYPSGETVKLSAAWLVENSGFVRGYTENGVGISKAHALALVNRGGTTEALLALADRIVDSVKERFGVELEREPVLARC
- the mazG gene encoding nucleoside triphosphate pyrophosphohydrolase, which encodes MQNAADPFHRLKEITAILREPDGCEWDRAQDFHSMKEGLLEEASEVVAAVESGDPENLKEELGDLAFLVLFYCRLAEEKGLFRAAEVYEAVSDKLVFRHPHVFGDLQTSDQKEILKNWEKLKEREQRARGEEPRFGEKTGHLPALIRADKIQSKASRKGFDWKRGDLASIFSVLRSEIDELEAELGATYEATDSPLSDMRRDRIEDELGDLLFSVVNLGRHLAVSSERSLHRSTEKFIERFRRLEEAASTEEVNPFGIENEAERLGALERLYQKVKSDRGH
- a CDS encoding hybrid sensor histidine kinase/response regulator — translated: MLIQSEKPAASREPVSLQRSQSKPRLFIIGGDAASRSLTERLGRETGFHCFQAADGQQALHLINRHGTADCYVLDSSLPDIGHDLIKQIQEADTHPVIIIQTAESHPEEIVATMKLNVFDYLIKPLNPDQLKTTLISGWQHRSDLLARKRLEQQSSTKLRTHLQWLTYKEQNKAEHAHSYERNLIHNLMTSMNQGAGFGSILTMIDLLRLKSRKSDENQFIVPADLLSRLFQMSDVSRNLLNGLESIIEVIERQFNLMPTQLLAVQEHFNHLYRGLSEKITIRQEVKFHSNPESVSLEVDLNSVGLALEEMLINALKYTPDSGRIDCYTHQANGYAVLSVMNHVAEAGRIPRDFERLVIEPFIRLHPPVEGMEQVERFGLGLGLSVVNHIANKHGGMFLIQEVRDHMDGASRQRILAELFLPLADK
- the nadB gene encoding L-aspartate oxidase, translating into MAELSCDFLILGSGVTGLYTAYQLADLGSVVLVTKADLVESNTAYAQGGIASVLAATDSFESHIRDTLDAGAGLCDPEAVRVLVTEGPDHIRRLIELGARFETGPGGELDLHREGGHSHNRIVHSGDLTGKEVELVLADAVRSKNVKILEHHSAVELITRYHLEGGNPGAEEPACFGAYVYNRKTWEIFVIRARATILATGGAGHVYLHNTNPEVATGDGVALGYKAGAVVSNMEFYQFHPTCLYDPGRRSFLITEAMRGFGGRLLSYEMRPFMHEYDERKELAPRDIVARAIDAEMKKSGSPHVWLDVSDHPAEELMHKFPNIYATCLSRGIDISKQPIPVVPAAHYMCGGIETDLFGRTRLKGLYAAGEVASTGVHGGNRLASNSLLEGLVFGSRIAADLKANPIRDDREKIRPWNKEGLDNPEEWILVQHNYGEIRHIMWNYVGIVRSNLRLDRALRRMNLLCDEIMDFYRRTVIQNKILELRNLAVVAKLIILSARHRHESRGLHFTTDYPENRTPSRQNTSIVRTPDDEFKFLS
- a CDS encoding S41 family peptidase; this translates as MKRGIPKFTKILASMALLLYAGFCGCDPAQSKEVPQGFSQDNFDRVVEHALSNYLDPEMVVARRCYIGAAEEAFKTLPAGLLMMPESFYSRMPEIVAPERQIPGKKIKISADDAFVIIVPDYKELEKRRKAIEAREKARRKTMTQAQKNAEAEKFRDQLKKEQKELETAWDSVKFSRDDFLRVMTWIEANLDSYKELPSTFEGENPYADTPFGMHYVYFAAANGFLQNMDPHSAVIDNTSWDKMRKESEDSSFEGIGALLRGGGSSDVIVETPLPGSPALKAGLRAGDIIRKVDGKSIENLNLSEVVKRIRGKKDTAVVLDVERTTEVEQISIRIKRAKIEQKAVSSNYLLDLPYKDFMPMRVGIIKISSFLFDKKRPSELIRHEYYQLLEKADGRLDGIILDLRGNPGGDLEEAINVGGLFLPDNTVVVEIRSREEKARRKSRERRLVVNSKDVPIIVLINAGSASASEIVASALQDHNAALILGERSFGKASVQSLRPVDSVIVKVTTARYYAPNNYTIQVFGVEPDIKVSDEVDGSYPVRFREEDMWKHLPELQQKKEDPARRAWIERLKQLAAAESQAAENFLKGHEKDAVKPDAMLIRALPYLKAMKSGAAP